ACTTTTGGGCTTGCTCCACTGCGCCAGCTGGGTGGCGGAAGTTATGCCCTCAGGGTAGGCTACGGCGTACTTGGTGTCAATGTTTACCACGGGCGCGTTGTCAGCGATAATTTTCCAGATCTTTGAGGCGATGTTGATGATGCTGTCTATGGTCACAAGGATGTCTTTATTTTCGCTGGAAATTTCATTCATATTGACATAAGACATATTGGGCTCTTCTTTTACTTCCCGCAGGGTTACTTTAATTGTAGATGTATCGATAGTGAAATACGCGGGGTCGGTCTTTGCATAGTCAACTTCATTTTTTGTAAAAACGGGGGCTGTAAATCCCTGTTTGTCTTCGCCGCCGTTGTTCTGGGCCTGCCGCTGGCCTATGGCGCTTTCAGCGGCTGAAAGGAATTGGACAAGAGAGAGTGAAAGGAAAAGAACCGCTGCAAGCTTCGCGAGTTTTATTTTCATTGGTCTTTTTCTCCTAAATGCTTCCGTGCTTCTATTAGAGTATAAGGCAGTGCGGTCAAAGCCATAAGCAACAAAAGGCCCAGAACGGCGAGATATTTAGGCCTATACTCTTATGGGCCTTTGGACCCATGCGGACACACGCTCACAGAACACAAGTACGATGAAAAAAGGGAAGGGTCGGTATGGCCTAGCTGGAATGGGGAAAAAATGGCAATAGAACAGAAAAGAGGCGGGAGGTTTTTTACCTCCCGCCTCTTTATTCCTTATAGTAAGGCTTAAGCCGCTACTTTTTCTTCGACCTTGGGCGTATCACAGTGCATTTCGGCTATCTGTTTATACACGCTCAGGCGCCACTTGTATTCCGCTTCCGCAAGCTTAAGCAGGCGCTTGGCCGTTTCCGGGTTGGACTTATGCAGAGTCCGGAAACGGTTCTCCCCCATCATGAAGTCCTCCACTGAAATACTGGGAGCGGTGCTGTCTATGGTAAGCGGGTTCTTGCCCTGCGCGCGTAAAGCCGGGTTGAACCTGTAGAGAGGCCAGCGGCCGGAGGCCACAGCCTTCTTCTGCTCGTTCATGCCGGAGCGCATGTCTATGCCATGGGCTATACAGTGGCTGTAAGCTATTATTATGGAGGGACCGTCAAAGGCTTCGGCCTCAGCCATGGCTTTGACCGCCTGCAGATAGTTGGCGCCCATGGCTATCTGGGCCACATAGATATTGCCGTAGGTCATGGAGATCATGCCCAGGTCCTTTTTCGGCAGCGGCTTGCCGCCGGCGGCAAACAGCGCCACCGCGCCAAGCGGCGTGGATTTTGACATCTGCCCGCCGGTGTTGGAATATACTTCGGTGTCCAGCACCATGGCGCGCACCTTGCGGCCGCTGGCCAGCACATGGTCAAGGCCGCCGTAGCCTATGTCGTAGGCCCAGCCGTCGCCCCCGAGTATCCATACGGATTTTTTTATCAGGTAATCGGCAAGCGTCAGCATGCGCGCGGCCTGCTCTCCGCCGGCGGAGGACAGGGCCTTTTTCAGGTCGGCCACGCGGCCGCGCTGCTGCTCTATGCCCGCCCAGTCTTCCTGATTGGCGTTAAGTATCTCATCCGCCAGGGCGGCTTGAGCTTTAAGCGGGCCGGCTTTCAGAAGGGTCAGCAGTTCGCGGGCTTCTTCCGACAGCTTGTCATAAGCCAGGCGCATGCCCAAGCCGAACTCGGCGTTATCTTCAAACAGCGAATTTGACCATGCAGGGCCGCGGCCGTCCTCGCGGGCGCAGTAGGGCGTAGTGGGCAGGTTGCCGCCGTAGATGGAGGAACAGCCGGTGGCGTTGGCCACGGTAAGGTGGTCGCCGAACAGCTGCGTCATAAGTTTAACATATGGCGTTTCGCCGCAGCCGCCGCAAGCGCCGGAGAATTCGAACAGCGGGCGCACCAGCTGGCTGCCCTGCACGCTGTAGCGGTTGACCTTGGCCGAGCCGGTGTCTTTGAGCGACAGGAAGAACTTAAAGTTCTCGCGCTCCGGCTCGCGCAGCGGGAACTGGGGCTGAAGATTGATAGCCTTGCGCCCGGTTTCCTTCGCCTCTTTCTTTTCTTTAGCGGGGCAATTGTAAACGCAGGCGCCGCAGCCTGTGCAGTCTTCCACGGCTACCTGGGTGGTGAACTTGAGGCCTTTAAGGGCGCCCCTGCCGTCGGCCGACTTAAAGGACTTTGGAGCCTTTGAAAGTTCGGCTCCGTCATAGCCCTTTATCCTTATAGCTGCGTGCGGACAGACCAGAGAACAGATGCCGCATTGTATGCAGAGGCTTTCCTCCCATACCGGGCTTTCCAGAGCTATATTGCGTTTCTCGTACTGCGAAGTTGCCGTGGGGAAGGTCCCATCCACGGGCATGGCGGACACCGGCAGGCCGTCGCCCTTAAAAGCCATCATTTCGCACAGGGTATTGCGCACGAACGCGGGGAAGTCTTCCACCGCACAGGCGCGCTTGATTTTTGAAGTCGCCTTGCCGGAATGTTTTACTTCTTCTATGGCGGCAAGCGTCCGGTCCACGGCGGCGAAGTTCTTATTAACCACTTCTTCGCCTTTCGCGGCATAAGTCTTTTTTATGGATTTTTTTATGGCCGCCACGGCTTCGTCCTTGGGCAGAACGCCGGAAATCCCGAAGAAGGCGGTCTGCATTATCACATTGATGCGCGCGCCCATGCCGGTCTCGTTGGCTATCTCGGAGGCGTTGATGACGTAAACCTTAAGGTTCTTCTTTATTATGTTTTCCTGAACCTCAACGGGTATACGGTCCCAGACTTCGGAAGCCTTGAAGGGGCTGTTGATAAGGAACACCGCTCCGTTCTCCGCCTTGTCGAGCATTTCATACTTTTCAAGGAAGCTGAACTGGTGGCAGCCTATGAAGCGGGCTTTGTAGACCAGGTACGGTGCGCGGATATAATTCTTGCCGAAGCGCACATGCGACACGGTCATTGAGCCGGCTTTTTTTGAGTCGTATACGAAATAGCCCTGCGCGTATTGCCCGGTCTCTTCGCTGATGATCTTTATCGTGTTCTTGTTGGCGCCCACGGTGC
The genomic region above belongs to Elusimicrobiota bacterium and contains:
- the nifJ gene encoding pyruvate:ferredoxin (flavodoxin) oxidoreductase codes for the protein MSKNMTAMDGNTAAAHVAHATNEVIAIYPITPSSVMGEISDAKSAKNEKNIWGTVPLVIEMQSEGGASGAVHGALTAGALTTTFTASQGLLLMIPNMYKIAGELTSTVFHVSARAIASHALSIFGDHSDVLACRQTGWAMLASANPQEVMDFALIAQAASLKSRVPFLHFFDGFRTSHELNMVEPLSFEAMHGMLSEKLIAEHKARGLNPEHPVLRGTAQNPDVFFQAREACNKYYTAVPATVKETMDQFAKLTGRKYGLFDYVGAPDAEKLVIVMASGDDTVEETVNHLIANAKEKVGVLKVRLYRPYSEADFINALPKSVKSIAVLDRTKEPGSIGEPLYQDVVTACANAFKAGTLKTMPLIVGGRYGLGSKEFTPAMAKAVIENLSAKKPLNGFTVGIKDDVTNLSLPYDENWAIESADIFRALFFGLGSDGTVGANKNTIKIISEETGQYAQGYFVYDSKKAGSMTVSHVRFGKNYIRAPYLVYKARFIGCHQFSFLEKYEMLDKAENGAVFLINSPFKASEVWDRIPVEVQENIIKKNLKVYVINASEIANETGMGARINVIMQTAFFGISGVLPKDEAVAAIKKSIKKTYAAKGEEVVNKNFAAVDRTLAAIEEVKHSGKATSKIKRACAVEDFPAFVRNTLCEMMAFKGDGLPVSAMPVDGTFPTATSQYEKRNIALESPVWEESLCIQCGICSLVCPHAAIRIKGYDGAELSKAPKSFKSADGRGALKGLKFTTQVAVEDCTGCGACVYNCPAKEKKEAKETGRKAINLQPQFPLREPERENFKFFLSLKDTGSAKVNRYSVQGSQLVRPLFEFSGACGGCGETPYVKLMTQLFGDHLTVANATGCSSIYGGNLPTTPYCAREDGRGPAWSNSLFEDNAEFGLGMRLAYDKLSEEARELLTLLKAGPLKAQAALADEILNANQEDWAGIEQQRGRVADLKKALSSAGGEQAARMLTLADYLIKKSVWILGGDGWAYDIGYGGLDHVLASGRKVRAMVLDTEVYSNTGGQMSKSTPLGAVALFAAGGKPLPKKDLGMISMTYGNIYVAQIAMGANYLQAVKAMAEAEAFDGPSIIIAYSHCIAHGIDMRSGMNEQKKAVASGRWPLYRFNPALRAQGKNPLTIDSTAPSISVEDFMMGENRFRTLHKSNPETAKRLLKLAEAEYKWRLSVYKQIAEMHCDTPKVEEKVAA